The DNA region CGAGTTCAACATCGGGCAGGCAGCGTCCCAGCTGGAGCACCAGCGCAAGATGGCGTCCTTGTTCAAGGACGGCACACTGACCCCGACCGGCATGGCCGAGCGCATTGTCTGGCATGAGCGTTATGGCACGGGAGACTCCAACCCTCCAGGCTATCCGGAAGTCATCAAAGCCAAGCATGACGACCCGAACGCGGTTCTCGTCGAGCCCGGCACAACTAAAGAGTTCGTGTGGACCTTCCCTCAGGCGGGCAGTTTGAGCTTCGCCTGTACATTGCCTGGGCATTACCAGGCGGGAATGGTCGGTGAGTTTGCTCTGCGTTAGTCCGGCACCGGTGCTACCCGTTGGCCGCGGGCTGGGTAGC from Pseudomonas tohonis includes:
- a CDS encoding cupredoxin domain-containing protein, which gives rise to MKRLPLKLLISTLFISTTFPAFAEVGGSSNGIGQQAQATPATRTILVKMDDINYSQKTIDVKPGETVRFVLKNEGALMHEFNIGQAASQLEHQRKMASLFKDGTLTPTGMAERIVWHERYGTGDSNPPGYPEVIKAKHDDPNAVLVEPGTTKEFVWTFPQAGSLSFACTLPGHYQAGMVGEFALR